Proteins from one Lacrimispora sphenoides genomic window:
- a CDS encoding LacI family DNA-binding transcriptional regulator, giving the protein MKRPGLKDVAEKAGVSIATVSYVINNTPSQSLSPETIKRVNDAIKELGYIPNLAARTLVNNKSNLLGVLIPQTESGKELMFSNPFYGDFMSAAEYTARKSGYHIMISGADSGQTYAEVARTRGLDGVIVVGMNDDEECRQLKTLNIPVVLVDSYCEAAGFHRVSVDDMQGGYMATKYLLEKGLRKIAHVTGHVNDRGVNFLRHKGYEKALGEYGLNPEKSLLLSGEVSFEYGCEMGEYLAGMAERPDGVFVSADILAVGLCMGLRGRGVKVPKDISVIGFDDSLLSKTCDPPLTTIHQDVAAKGTEAVKLLINENHTLQNKVFPLTLVERGSVR; this is encoded by the coding sequence ATGAAGCGGCCTGGTTTAAAGGATGTGGCAGAGAAGGCGGGGGTTTCCATAGCCACGGTGTCTTATGTGATCAATAATACGCCCTCGCAAAGCTTAAGTCCTGAAACAATTAAGCGGGTGAATGATGCCATAAAGGAACTGGGATACATCCCCAATCTGGCAGCCCGCACCCTGGTAAACAACAAAAGCAATTTATTAGGGGTGCTGATTCCCCAGACGGAATCAGGAAAAGAATTAATGTTCTCCAATCCCTTTTACGGCGATTTCATGTCGGCGGCAGAGTATACAGCCCGCAAAAGCGGTTATCACATCATGATTTCCGGAGCCGATTCCGGCCAGACTTATGCGGAAGTGGCAAGGACCCGGGGACTGGATGGAGTGATCGTGGTGGGGATGAATGATGACGAGGAATGTCGTCAGTTAAAAACCTTGAACATCCCAGTGGTATTGGTGGACAGTTACTGCGAAGCTGCCGGCTTTCACAGGGTCAGCGTGGATGATATGCAGGGCGGGTACATGGCGACGAAGTACCTGCTGGAAAAGGGACTTAGAAAGATTGCCCATGTGACTGGGCATGTCAATGACAGGGGCGTGAATTTCCTGCGTCATAAGGGGTATGAAAAGGCACTGGGAGAGTACGGATTAAATCCGGAGAAATCCTTGTTATTGTCGGGGGAAGTGTCCTTTGAATACGGTTGTGAAATGGGTGAATATCTGGCTGGGATGGCTGAACGGCCCGACGGGGTGTTTGTTTCCGCAGACATTCTGGCGGTGGGCTTATGTATGGGACTGCGCGGGAGGGGCGTTAAGGTTCCCAAGGACATTTCCGTCATAGGTTTTGACGATTCGCTGCTTTCCAAAACCTGTGATCCGCCTCTTACCACCATACATCAGGATGTAGCGGCAAAGGGTACGGAAGCGGTGAAGCTTCTGATAAATGAGAACCACACACTACAGAACAAGGTATTTCCATTAACTTTGGTAGAAAGGGGATCAGTGCGCTGA
- a CDS encoding glycoside hydrolase family 65 protein: MIQYEPWRIRCEGREDPKFLESIFSQSNGYLGSRCTFFMDGAKAYERCNYLAGGFDYISPGVTDMVNLPDLFHFQLSLGTGEYQSFTQTLDMRNGLFERKSVCKDKEGRETQIDISRFISMDNKHVSALSLELTALNYSGNAAVFMGIDGKTVNLPVDDDQTKENLDTVSLLSVSETETGEDYCFLKADSKASSRLHVAMTARIFQNQGTSKVASTPDCPAKELNIPLVEGEKVRIEKILYTEAVLVDSETFPQGRQDLRPHVINRSFAELLKDSEGAWKSRWDQADIEITQKGNDSTIQSALRYNLFQLIQNCPFEDPTVSIGARGLTHGRYKGCCFWDTDIFLLPFYLYTDPQAARNLILFRLNTLPDAKKNAKALNLPGARYPWMCAIGGIEQCQSWDIGRCEIHITADVAYAVDNYLKVSGDKTLDSQSAQLYVETARYWAGRFSYDQRKDVYNLLFVKGPDEYCGVSGNNAYTVLLARQNLRLALQAVQRKKAAAKASEMKTWRDIIEKSRIEYDSDRDLYIQDDNFLRLEAFPGQKAGDGSAAYHQYDFDWLQRYQVLKQADLVLLMVLKPELFTDREQKAIWDFYEPLTLHDSSLSFGIHAWAAAYLGLEQKACEYFDKSLFLDLENRMKNTGREGIHLAAAGATWQSVVFGFAGLALGTGGKPELSPKLPKDWERLSFHFYIKGKRYLAVIDGEGGKIEADEE; encoded by the coding sequence ATGATTCAGTATGAACCATGGAGGATTCGCTGTGAGGGCAGAGAAGATCCAAAATTTTTGGAAAGTATATTCAGCCAGTCAAATGGCTATCTGGGTTCCCGATGTACGTTTTTTATGGATGGGGCGAAGGCTTACGAGCGCTGTAATTATCTGGCGGGCGGCTTTGATTATATCAGTCCCGGTGTCACGGATATGGTGAACTTACCGGATTTGTTTCACTTTCAGCTTTCCCTGGGGACAGGGGAATACCAATCCTTTACCCAGACCCTTGATATGCGCAACGGCCTTTTTGAGAGGAAGTCGGTGTGTAAAGATAAGGAAGGAAGAGAAACGCAAATTGACATTTCCCGTTTTATCAGCATGGACAACAAACACGTGTCAGCCCTTTCACTGGAATTGACGGCATTAAACTACAGCGGGAATGCAGCTGTTTTCATGGGGATAGACGGGAAAACCGTGAACCTTCCTGTGGATGACGACCAAACCAAGGAAAACTTGGATACCGTGTCTTTGCTCTCTGTTTCTGAAACGGAAACGGGGGAGGACTACTGTTTCCTGAAGGCTGACAGTAAAGCTTCCAGCCGTTTGCATGTAGCCATGACTGCCCGGATTTTCCAGAACCAGGGTACATCTAAGGTCGCTTCGACACCTGACTGTCCGGCGAAAGAACTGAATATTCCTTTGGTGGAAGGGGAAAAGGTGAGGATCGAAAAGATTCTTTATACGGAAGCGGTTCTGGTGGATTCGGAAACGTTCCCCCAAGGTAGGCAGGACTTGCGCCCTCATGTCATAAACCGTTCTTTTGCGGAACTGCTAAAAGACAGCGAAGGGGCCTGGAAATCACGCTGGGACCAGGCCGACATAGAGATTACCCAAAAAGGAAACGACAGCACCATTCAGTCCGCCCTGCGGTACAATTTATTTCAGCTTATTCAAAATTGCCCCTTTGAGGACCCGACGGTCAGCATTGGCGCAAGGGGCCTGACCCATGGACGGTATAAGGGCTGTTGTTTTTGGGATACGGATATTTTCCTGCTGCCGTTTTACCTGTATACGGACCCGCAGGCCGCAAGAAATCTGATCCTGTTTCGCTTAAATACTCTTCCGGACGCAAAGAAGAACGCAAAGGCGCTGAATCTGCCAGGGGCCAGGTATCCGTGGATGTGCGCCATAGGAGGAATAGAACAGTGCCAGAGCTGGGACATCGGGCGTTGTGAGATTCACATTACCGCAGACGTAGCCTATGCGGTTGATAACTACTTAAAGGTTTCAGGAGATAAAACCCTGGATAGCCAGTCAGCGCAGCTGTATGTGGAAACCGCAAGATATTGGGCCGGTAGATTTTCCTATGACCAAAGAAAGGATGTATATAACCTGCTCTTTGTGAAAGGACCTGACGAATACTGCGGCGTTTCGGGAAACAACGCCTATACTGTACTTTTAGCCCGCCAAAATCTCCGGCTGGCTTTGCAGGCGGTCCAGAGGAAAAAAGCGGCAGCTAAAGCTTCTGAAATGAAAACATGGCGGGACATCATAGAAAAAAGCCGGATTGAGTATGATTCAGACAGGGACTTGTACATTCAGGATGATAATTTCCTCCGGCTGGAAGCATTTCCGGGGCAGAAGGCCGGGGATGGAAGCGCAGCTTACCATCAGTACGATTTTGACTGGCTCCAAAGGTATCAGGTGTTAAAGCAGGCGGATCTGGTACTGCTCATGGTCCTGAAGCCGGAATTGTTTACGGACCGGGAGCAAAAGGCGATCTGGGACTTTTATGAACCGCTGACACTTCATGATTCCAGCCTAAGCTTTGGGATTCACGCATGGGCGGCGGCATATTTGGGCCTGGAGCAGAAGGCTTGTGAATATTTTGATAAAAGCCTGTTTCTGGATCTGGAAAACCGGATGAAGAATACTGGGCGGGAAGGCATTCATTTGGCTGCGGCAGGGGCCACCTGGCAGTCGGTGGTTTTTGGATTCGCAGGTCTGGCACTGGGAACCGGCGGCAAGCCGGAGTTATCTCCAAAGCTTCCAAAGGACTGGGAACGTTTATCTTTTCACTTTTATATCAAAGGAAAGCGGTACCTGGCGGTGATTGACGGAGAAGGCGGAAAGATAGAAGCGGATGAGGAATAA
- a CDS encoding glycoside hydrolase family 125 protein encodes MQDCYMPTGNEFVSLPTLNQTTASIESFTVLHMGYKGMLAFWGSESEPLIRPFVQAEEGDLLCDLEWQREGNWIPRFESVKEGVRTEGIFLAPIGQKAFAIRLTVTNHSGRERKISCGVRGAWGNVTHSVNEDKTVMGQRKVYRSGWNEGPVFDLSIGMPVMAFAPMAALPVKWEFEQNEEIRYKGIHDCLLKSGESVVLDIFWGVSFEEVAAATAAKELLRQSFDAVYEETLCWLSKRQKTVGIQSVDSLLNRNLFFNFFYATGMTMDTEEVVMVTSRSPRYYVSAAYWDRDSLLWSFPSILKADPEYAKELLNYVFTRQIRQIGIHSRYIDGTVLEPGFELDELCAPLMALSRYVKATGEVSVLQESHIERGVKKILSILKTKRSEVLHLYETFLQPTDDMRVYPYGTYNNVLTWRCLRDLEKLYRNLWPTETLKWLEEEVSCLFDAIRTHCRKEYQGKMIFAWSVDEDGNWDVYDEPPGSLELLPHLGFCGKEDPVWQNTIEILRSPDYQYSFAGKPFSDIGCPHAPHPWILSVANGLVSGRKEASLDFLRRASMDNGIACESVDEMTGECTTGAAFATCAGFLAYCLMEGLNEGGVDHDSV; translated from the coding sequence ATGCAAGATTGCTATATGCCCACGGGGAACGAATTTGTCAGCCTGCCGACATTGAACCAGACTACGGCTTCGATAGAAAGCTTTACGGTGCTGCATATGGGCTATAAAGGGATGCTGGCTTTTTGGGGCAGCGAAAGCGAACCTCTCATACGGCCTTTTGTGCAGGCGGAGGAAGGGGATCTGCTCTGTGATTTGGAATGGCAGCGGGAAGGTAACTGGATTCCCAGGTTTGAATCGGTGAAGGAAGGCGTTCGTACAGAGGGGATTTTTCTGGCTCCCATAGGACAGAAGGCTTTTGCCATACGTTTGACCGTCACGAATCATTCCGGCAGAGAACGTAAGATTTCCTGCGGTGTCAGAGGGGCGTGGGGAAATGTGACCCACAGCGTCAATGAGGATAAGACGGTTATGGGACAGAGAAAGGTCTACCGCTCCGGCTGGAATGAAGGACCGGTCTTTGATTTATCCATCGGAATGCCGGTTATGGCATTTGCACCTATGGCGGCATTGCCTGTTAAATGGGAATTTGAACAGAATGAGGAAATACGCTACAAAGGGATCCATGATTGCCTGTTAAAATCCGGCGAGTCAGTGGTACTGGACATTTTTTGGGGCGTGAGTTTTGAAGAGGTGGCTGCGGCCACGGCGGCTAAGGAGCTTTTGCGGCAGAGTTTTGATGCGGTTTATGAGGAAACTCTGTGCTGGCTGTCGAAGCGGCAGAAAACCGTGGGCATACAGTCAGTGGATTCTCTGTTAAACCGGAACTTGTTTTTTAACTTCTTTTATGCTACGGGTATGACCATGGATACAGAGGAAGTGGTCATGGTCACTTCCAGAAGTCCCAGGTATTACGTCAGTGCAGCCTATTGGGACAGAGACAGCCTGCTGTGGAGTTTTCCCTCCATTCTTAAAGCGGACCCAGAGTATGCAAAGGAACTTCTTAATTATGTATTTACCCGCCAGATCAGACAAATCGGCATTCACAGCCGTTACATAGACGGGACGGTTTTAGAACCGGGATTTGAACTGGATGAACTCTGCGCCCCCTTAATGGCCCTCAGCCGTTACGTAAAAGCTACGGGAGAGGTTTCTGTTTTACAGGAAAGCCATATTGAGAGAGGAGTAAAGAAAATCCTTTCGATTCTAAAGACCAAGCGAAGTGAGGTCCTTCATCTGTATGAAACTTTTTTACAGCCTACGGATGACATGCGGGTTTACCCTTATGGCACATATAACAATGTTTTAACTTGGCGGTGCCTGCGGGATCTGGAGAAGCTGTATCGAAATTTATGGCCTACTGAAACGCTTAAGTGGCTGGAAGAGGAAGTTTCGTGCCTGTTTGACGCCATTAGAACCCATTGTAGGAAGGAGTATCAGGGAAAAATGATTTTTGCCTGGTCCGTAGATGAGGATGGGAACTGGGATGTGTACGACGAACCGCCGGGAAGCCTGGAGCTATTGCCCCATTTAGGCTTTTGCGGCAAGGAGGATCCTGTTTGGCAAAATACAATTGAGATTTTACGAAGTCCGGATTACCAATACTCTTTTGCAGGAAAGCCTTTTTCCGACATTGGCTGCCCCCATGCGCCCCACCCCTGGATACTGAGCGTTGCCAACGGGCTGGTCAGCGGCAGGAAGGAAGCGTCTTTAGACTTTCTGCGCAGGGCTTCCATGGATAATGGAATCGCCTGTGAAAGCGTAGATGAAATGACAGGCGAATGTACCACGGGAGCCGCGTTTGCTACTTGTGCCGGATTTCTGGCCTATTGTTTAATGGAAGGGCTGAATGAGGGAGGTGTGGATCATGATTCAGTATGA